ATTATGTTATAAATGCCAAGCTAGGGTGATACATTTAGGCACTATGCTTAATGTAAAATTCTAATACTGCAAACATTCTGGTTTTTTTTCTCCAAAGTTACATACAGTTCATCAGACGTTTCAATATCGGAGGTGGTGCTTTGaacatatatttataaataccaaTCATATAATATCAGGTATGTCATGTAGTTTGAATGCATTATTAATTAATGTGGCATGTTAGTACTGAAATTGCAAAGTACTGGTATGGGTCACAACCACTAAAAACGAGCAATTCagactttcaaaaatggaaaaaataaaatgttattctaGTCATGTttacacatataaaatcagagatAACACTTCGAATTCTGACCCAGACAAATATGAGCACGTAATATTGTGAACTTTATTATTTATGGCACTTACAAGTAACCTAGCGAAATTTACTGCTGTAAGCGCATTACTAATGATCGGTTTGCACTAtttgaaatggatgtttgaaTTGTGCTTCCTTCAACCCAAAAGACTTATTTCACCCTTACCATTGGTATCCTATGACATTTACAAGTAAACTAGCAAAATTTACTGCTGTAACATACGTTACAACTGGTTCGTTAAATTCAGCAGTGTTTTTGTCAGGGAGGGAAGCGCATTACTAATGATCGGTTTTCACTATttaaaatggatgtttgaacttGCTTCTTTCAACCCATTAGACTTATTTCACCCTTACCATTGGCATCCTGGAGTGAGAGTGAATTTGAATACAGGAGATGTGGAATAAGTAATCTAAATATCCATCTTACATAATTTAGACTATTATCTGGTACTTTAGAGAATCTTATGCAGGTATTGGATCAAAAAGTTTCTTGTTTAATGTGTTTGACATATACCACCAAATAATTTccataataaataaatgtaaataaatgtagatatttatatagcgctttatgccgtaaacagcctcaaagcgctttacatttattccgccgttattagaatatgtcggaaccacgtttgctgcctacaaatggtgcagggttcatcagtacaatgactgtgactacccctaacagcttcccattgcacctgggtggggtgaggcaagcgagacaaagcgccttgcccaagggcgcaacacggtgacggggcagggactcgaacccacgcacgtcaagcaagatCTCAGATTATgggtccaaggccgtaaccactgagccaccgtggcCTCCCTAATGGTTCCTCATATTGCACTATGTCACTGTTAagaatggtaacgtatgttacgTAACGTATGTTACAAATCGTTTACATACTCATAgaacttaaaaattaaaattttatacaTTGCTAGCCGTGCGAGGGGCGCTAGACGGACTAAAAATGACATGCAGGCGGGGTGTGATGTGATTTTCTTATATTTGATCATGGTCATACAAATACTGGTAATGTATGTTTCAGTAACGGATGTTTCATTTAAACTTCTAAAATGTCCACATGTTCTGTTAATGATAGCAGTGcaacaaaattatttcacttttatcaGGGTATCACGTGCTAATGTTTACTACCTACCAGGTGTATATTCTACCGTTTGAATTTCAGATAAATGGTAACGTAGGTTACTTTCCTTAACCATACGGTCATAGATTATGGTACTTTGTCTTGCTTTTCTCTAAAACGGATACCCACATTACATTTTCAGTCATAAATTTAATTTCCACGCTATTAATTTGACATTATAAAGGCAAAACATGATACCTGAATTGATAAAAAGATTATTATCAATGTAACATAGGTTACACAGAGTATTGCGacaaatttcaattgtaaataaatcatcttttACAATTTAGGGAtggttgtttcctttttttccttgTAGGAATACACTATTAATTACATTTTAATACTATTTCAAGGCATATTCATTGCGTTCCTTTTGAGCACATTACACAAATATGTGAAGTTCGTGATTTGCGACATAGGGGTTTTGACTGCTCAGCCAACTTCGAAACATCGCTACTTCCAAAATAATACGATTTGAATGATCAAATTTTCAGATATTATAGCCTGTTATGTGTTAAAGATATTCCATGATCATTTCTTTATATTACGATCCACATTGGTACAATATATTAAGTTGAATGGTTGCGGCAGGATTTTTGTCGAATTGCTCATTTTTAGTGGTTTTGACCCGTATATGGTTTCAATTCAAGGGAAATTGGGCAATACTTTAAAATATCTACCACTATACCACGCTAATCAGATCAGGGTTAGGCTAATTAGGATTCGGTTCTTGGGTTAggtttattgttatcattaagGTTATGATTAAAGTTTCTCACATTTCTTGCAAAAAAAAAGTGATCTGTGGATCACCTGCTTTCACATTTCATATTTTGGGTACCGGTATTACATGTGATTTTTCGAACAATATGTGTGACCTAAAAAAAAAGAATCAACAATTACTAACAATGACAGCAAATACCCAAGGATCACTCCTCTGAAGttgcacatcatattttgtgaatAAATTCCTGACTGAGTTTcatctctcattgttattacagTACAACTAATCCCAAGATTCAGTGTGACATCTCAACAAGACTACAGCAACATCTAACCTGACAGAAAGCATTCAAATTTCTTCACAAGTAAGTCTGTCATTATTTACTGATTTCCTTATAAGTTATTATCAGGTGTATGTCCAGGTTTTaggcaaaaatcatgaaaaatttgcTTATTTTGGACACTTTTTTAAACACTCAACACTCCAATCTCCAATGTTTTTAGGCATGCTCTGATCATGATAAACACAGATATTATAAATCTCAAATAGAATCCAGGAACAAGATAAGAGACTGAAGAGTTTTGTCattgtttgatttgatttcagATGAGAAATGCGGTTCATATTTCAAGTCATGAGAAACACAGGACTTCCGGAACTGTTAGTACAATAATTACATTACATTTCACAATCACACTCCGATAATTTTGCCGGGTAATTTTGTTTATCATATATTAATACTAACTTTTGTAAAtggtgccacaacaacacgccCTGCGTTTCAGTGGAATCCTCAttattttcaccatattatacgatgtttgtaaaagtgtgtttatattgtaattatttgtttggatgaaatttgatgaaataaaactgaactgaactgatgccAAGTAAAAAACAAGAACTAtaaaacctgagacgaatattcgtctcagtaTAAAACAATCCTCTCAACAATCAATAATGATTCGTTAATATCAATTAAATGGTTGcatcaggcttcccgttagtgtgcgttattgcgtccagacgcgtattttacaaatttggacgcaaattcacatggctaatcaagtattttaagtccatgtcacatgcatttggacgagacaaaacttcaaattttatcattaattgatgataaaaataagaaattttaattcttttatatttttaagataataaaagccccaaaattttgacccacctgctgagaattgaagtaaattctgcaatatttgtaaatgcaacgtcaggaaatcgtgcactttttgcatgctttccgaacgatcgctgtacagctgtttgatcacatggcctggggaagtcccgattgatttgtttacaagcaagcacgtgccgctaacgtgcggtgtttatttaattatttatcacaacctgacaatattcaatttataatattttaagtttattttctcataaataatctaggtttcctttattactattattattacgatgaataaaagcaattttaaagacaaaatccaaatgataaccctttttcagtattatttgtggcagcgcgtgttttagtttttgtagcatcaacaacacgttaatttaaaaataaaaatgcggaagtgaaagtacgaacgaaaattgctcaagattgagtGACTTTGCTCatatttttgcacctgttttgaccacgtttcggaccaaaactgacacagaaatgagaaaaattatcatagcgaatggagatggaatatcacggcgaaaatgcacttttatttttttttaacaatcaacatttgatgaggtgtagacccggggtacgtgtgtattgtcataatcgtgaatttcagatggacgcacaaaaatctgtctggacgcaagtttttgcaaccttgtcagcaaacttgcgtcattacggacgcacatttttaaaaccttaacgggaaccctgggtTGCATGTATTATAATATGCTGTAATTGGTAATGAAAACTGTCAATTAAACCAATAAATActtttttttactgaaaattcTTCAAAGTCAAAAAacatataataaatataattatatctgtaaaaaaaacaaGAACTATAAAACCTGACATGATTATTCGTCTCAGTATAAAACAATCCTCTCAACAATCAATAATGATTCGTTAATATCAATTAAATGGTTGCATGTATTATAATAGgctgtaccgtattcattctaataagcgcccagggcgtttaacaaagtcattttgggtgggcgcttattttttacctggtttacctaatttttttgttaggggcatgtattagagacaaatttatgtatgttataaatgggtcctgagacgttctagtagttttttgatgtagaaaatgtattggaagtttacacaggacttctagtcctccagctatttcactgtatcaacgctctatccgtcacttcaacattgatggtaccctttagcaaattgaaaataccctgggtgggcgcttattggggcatgggcgcttattggaatgaatacggtaattggTAATGAAAATTGTCAATCAAACCTACATGTATAAATACTGAAAATTCTTCAAAGtcaaaaaagcaaataaaaaaagcgcagtgacatgatctgatccaatcagacccaAGTCGGCAAACATGAAATTGAAATACAGTcaaaaatgtgaccatccaccatgaagtggtagtaaagtcggctctagatcattttctgtctGTTtatgaaagaatgcactttcagctttacaatgacacctcaaccagcttcattggACATCTAGAAGTGAAggtatggttcatcaaaggtcaaattcccaatatattttacatagaaatccaatgctgtttttgattgtatctcaaaatggaaaatgccgactttatgaccagtttgtggtggatgggcacaaataAGGACCAAAAACACAATAAAACCATAAGAAAATTAACAAACTATAGTTCACAAACTTACAACCAGGTATGCTAATGATGGGGTGTGGGTATTTCAGCATCAGCAAATGTACAGAAGTTAGAAAGGGTAATACCTAAATTGTCCAAATTTCCAACTTTGAgtggatcatgtcacatattctaAATGGAATACCAAAAGACTATGATTCTGATATGTGTATGTCTACATGCAAAACAATATATTATAGTCTAAGATTCTcttttcatctttttaatttCAGATTCTGCTTCCTGACAACACTCCTAACAACACCTACAGACTTCCGTATTTTATATTTAGTAAACACAGAAGATAAAAATTGTATAAAGTAACTTAGCAGGGCCTGAAGAGAAATTCTAAAAGTAGTATTTATTTTTTCTTAGAGCAAGAGTATAAAAGTAGTTTGAGCAGCTTAAAGCAGGAGTATTACAGTATAAGGGTAGCTTGAGCAACATCTTCCTTATAGAGTGTTATTTTACTTGGGATATAAGCAGATAAATTAAAACATTATCTACAATGGCATGTAGCAAGCCCAGTTATGATGAAATAGAGGAGAACAGTCTGACCACCTGTAGTATATGTTTGGAAGAGATGGAGAACCCCAAAGCACTTCCATGCCTCCATTCCTTCTGCTTGAAATGCCTCAAAGGAGTAGCACATCCTCCTGGTAGTTTCATCTGTCCTCTCTGCCAAGAAAAAAATCCTTTGCCACCTGCTGGAGTAGATGGCTTCAGAGACAACTTCTTCATCAatcaaatgaaagagagaaaAGCCATCTTCACGATTGGCCAGGTCATAATGCCATGTACAAGTTGTGGTACTACTGATCGACAGGTTGCAGCACGTTGTGTTGACTGTAATGGTTTCCTTTGTCAACAATGCGTTCATTCACATGAGACATTAGCACCACTCAAAGTCCACACAGTCTTCACCCTGGATGAGTTAAGATCAGGTACAGTTGATATGAGCAAGGTAATGAAAGAGGAGTGTTGCCAAAAGCATAAGGATCAAGTCTTGAGATGGTACTGTAAAACCTGTGGTATACCTATCTGTCGAGACTGCACAGTGATGGAGCATAGACACCCAGAACATGATTATGTTACAATAGAAAGTGCTACTGAAGGTCAACTGGCAGAAATCAAGGTACTGGTAGCGAATTGTAAAGGGTTATCTCACCAGATAGATGAAGCCATCACAAAAACACAACAAGTCAAAAGCAAACTGGAGAAATCTGCTGTTGAAGCTCAAAAGCAACTGGATGAAGCACAGAAAGCATTTCTGAAAGCTGTGAAGGAGAATtatacagcaaacacaaataagcTTGCCGAAATAAAGACAAACCAAAGTGAGAAAATTGATGATGCCACAAAGTCACTTCAGAATTTACAGTCCAAGCTGACCAATGCCATGGATGTAGCTAACCAGGTTATCCAGACAGGTTCCAAGCATGATGTAGCTTCAAATTATTCTACTTTATGTAAGACTCTCACTCAGCTACAGGAGGTAAAACCAACTGGTATCAGCAAAAGCTTTGGTGTTGTTCAATTCAAACCAAGTCAGAAGGGTAGTGTGGAAGGTGTGAATCTTGGCACTGTATCACCACAAGGTCTGAATCCTAGGGACAGAAATGGAAAATGGGTTCTAGAGAAAGAAATTGGCAAGGAAGGGCAGGGAAGGATCAAAGGTGGATCTGGTGTTGCTGTTGATCCAAATACAAGAGATATCTTCATAGCAGATTATTCTGACCAGGATATTAAAGTATTTGACTTGGATGGGAATTACAAACGCGTGCTTCAGGGTAATCTTTTTAATGCTTATGATGTTGCTGTGAGTGCCAATGGGTTTCATTTCATCACTGACCAAACTGCTTGTGTGAAAGTCTTCAGTCCAGATGGTACATATCTGAAGCAATTTCCTGTCATATCTCCGAAGGGCAAATCATCTGATACTGATGGCTCACTGCATGGTCTCACTATAGATAGTGATGGGAATCTGTTGGTAGGCAACTGCATTTATAATAAGAATTACATCAGCAAACACAAGCAAGATGGCACACATATTTCGTCAATCAATATCAGCATGCAACCTTGGTTCATAGGATTGACTAGACAAGGTAAAATCCTCATTACAGGTGAGTCACATATGCAAATAGTAGATCACACTGGCAAATTACTACGCAAAATCAATAAACCAAAGGATGCCAAATCATGGCAGCCATATAGTTCTTGCTGCAGTAATGATGGTATCATCTATGTCAGCAGCTATGGTTTAGAAGCCCAAGGTGGTATCTACAGCTTTACAGAGGATGGGGGATATCTAGGATGTGTTACAACTGATGTGACTCTAGCACATGGAATTGCACTGATAGACGATGACAGGTTGGTGGTTGTACAGTATAAACATCCAGCCAAGATCTTCTACTATGTAGAATGAATGTAGCA
Above is a genomic segment from Amphiura filiformis chromosome 17, Afil_fr2py, whole genome shotgun sequence containing:
- the LOC140137532 gene encoding E3 ubiquitin-protein ligase TRIM45-like, with amino-acid sequence MACSKPSYDEIEENSLTTCSICLEEMENPKALPCLHSFCLKCLKGVAHPPGSFICPLCQEKNPLPPAGVDGFRDNFFINQMKERKAIFTIGQVIMPCTSCGTTDRQVAARCVDCNGFLCQQCVHSHETLAPLKVHTVFTLDELRSGTVDMSKVMKEECCQKHKDQVLRWYCKTCGIPICRDCTVMEHRHPEHDYVTIESATEGQLAEIKVLVANCKGLSHQIDEAITKTQQVKSKLEKSAVEAQKQLDEAQKAFLKAVKENYTANTNKLAEIKTNQSEKIDDATKSLQNLQSKLTNAMDVANQVIQTGSKHDVASNYSTLCKTLTQLQEVKPTGISKSFGVVQFKPSQKGSVEGVNLGTVSPQGLNPRDRNGKWVLEKEIGKEGQGRIKGGSGVAVDPNTRDIFIADYSDQDIKVFDLDGNYKRVLQGNLFNAYDVAVSANGFHFITDQTACVKVFSPDGTYLKQFPVISPKGKSSDTDGSLHGLTIDSDGNLLVGNCIYNKNYISKHKQDGTHISSINISMQPWFIGLTRQGKILITGESHMQIVDHTGKLLRKINKPKDAKSWQPYSSCCSNDGIIYVSSYGLEAQGGIYSFTEDGGYLGCVTTDVTLAHGIALIDDDRLVVVQYKHPAKIFYYVE